In Sphingobium sp. EP60837, one genomic interval encodes:
- a CDS encoding nuclear transport factor 2 family protein, which produces MNYPYKEVEASIIRLKDAFVEAEKRNSWAWIADELYHEDCVYICPYAGATPVVAEGREAIRRTHYGRDMDVGSGWAGWSFPILDWAINGDRIISYWVNRGPGKRPDGSYYETKGVSFITYGGDGKFSSQYDLFDLAHQMKLCDELEEAGLLDLQLKRDWVLPMKRKLIDMLQVNMPPAE; this is translated from the coding sequence ATGAACTACCCCTATAAGGAAGTAGAAGCGTCGATTATTCGGCTGAAGGATGCGTTCGTCGAGGCGGAGAAACGCAATAGCTGGGCGTGGATCGCCGATGAGCTGTATCATGAGGATTGCGTCTATATCTGCCCCTACGCCGGGGCCACACCCGTGGTGGCGGAGGGGCGCGAGGCAATCCGCCGTACCCATTATGGCCGCGATATGGACGTCGGCTCAGGCTGGGCCGGCTGGAGCTTTCCCATTTTGGACTGGGCGATCAACGGTGACCGCATCATCAGCTATTGGGTTAATCGCGGTCCCGGAAAGCGGCCCGACGGCAGCTATTATGAGACCAAAGGCGTGTCGTTCATCACCTATGGCGGCGATGGCAAGTTCTCCTCGCAATATGATCTGTTCGACCTCGCCCACCAGATGAAGCTGTGCGACGAGCTTGAGGAGGCGGGATTACTCGACCTGCAACTCAAGCGCGACTGGGTGCTGCCGATGAAGCGCAAGCTGATAGACATGCTGCAGGTCAACATGCCTCCTGCCGAATGA
- a CDS encoding nuclear transport factor 2 family protein translates to MTATPDQVRKTLQDYIRAWTTKDKPLLLSLFAEDAVLEDPVGTPPFRDHAGIGKFWDFALSDPSRQITPRLEEIRACGNQGILRFTMEVRLPDEGKGLDLSIIEHAELDDAGKLKRLRAFWDESSIGCPDGWELFVPNIADAYDNA, encoded by the coding sequence ATGACCGCTACACCCGATCAAGTACGCAAGACTCTGCAGGACTATATTCGCGCTTGGACCACTAAGGACAAGCCGCTGCTCTTGTCGTTGTTCGCCGAAGACGCGGTGCTCGAGGATCCAGTAGGCACGCCGCCGTTCCGCGACCATGCGGGCATCGGCAAATTCTGGGATTTCGCGCTATCTGACCCGTCGCGGCAGATAACGCCGCGTCTGGAGGAGATCCGTGCCTGCGGTAATCAGGGTATATTGCGCTTCACCATGGAAGTGCGCCTGCCTGACGAAGGTAAGGGTCTTGACCTGTCGATCATCGAGCATGCCGAACTGGACGATGCGGGCAAACTCAAACGCCTGCGGGCGTTCTGGGACGAAAGCTCGATCGGCTGCCCGGATGGTTGGGAACTGTTCGTGCCCAATATCGCGGACGCCTACGACAATGCCTGA
- a CDS encoding sulfotransferase family protein, with protein sequence MDDTPTLAKDALLATARGRSGLGDFGDMWFIEPMDRYLESLRSEARLTDAGAAAQREVMVKGLVSRLRLIDDLKRHPEILDEKVEVAGIILGLPRTGSTIFHRLLASTPGMTAIRWWEGQNYAPFPGEERGSPVERRAAAQVMLDGWLGVAPGLMSIHPLDIDGPDEEIIILGQMFVSTMLEGMAFVPTFADWLSGYDQSCGHRDLIVVLQYLQWQDPSRAGRKWILKSPSNLPFAEVAASAFPDAQLIMTHRDPMQVVPSYISMMASLYGMSAEVPDELVGRFWIERLDEWLRAFEGARNRIGEDRFIDIDYRQVAREPLVQAKRALARFGISDTPEAEAALTEFLAGNGREQRPAHDYSLERYGLTAEEVEARFAAYRARYLA encoded by the coding sequence GTGGATGATACGCCGACTCTGGCGAAGGATGCGCTGCTTGCCACCGCCCGCGGGCGCTCCGGCCTCGGGGATTTCGGGGACATGTGGTTCATCGAGCCGATGGACCGCTACCTTGAGTCTCTGCGTAGCGAAGCGCGGCTGACCGACGCCGGCGCGGCCGCGCAGCGGGAAGTGATGGTTAAGGGCCTCGTCAGCCGGCTGCGCCTGATCGACGACCTCAAACGTCATCCAGAGATATTGGACGAGAAGGTGGAGGTCGCCGGCATCATCCTGGGCCTGCCTCGTACTGGCAGCACCATCTTCCACCGGCTACTCGCCAGCACCCCGGGGATGACGGCAATCCGTTGGTGGGAGGGACAAAATTATGCCCCTTTCCCCGGCGAGGAACGCGGCAGCCCCGTCGAACGGCGCGCGGCCGCGCAGGTGATGTTGGACGGCTGGCTGGGCGTTGCGCCGGGTCTCATGTCCATCCATCCGCTCGACATCGACGGCCCCGACGAAGAGATCATCATCCTGGGGCAGATGTTCGTCAGCACCATGCTCGAGGGCATGGCCTTCGTTCCCACCTTCGCGGACTGGCTGAGCGGCTATGACCAGTCGTGCGGCCATCGCGACCTCATCGTCGTACTGCAATATCTGCAATGGCAGGACCCGTCCCGCGCCGGCCGCAAATGGATCCTGAAAAGCCCGTCCAACCTACCCTTCGCCGAGGTCGCCGCCAGCGCCTTTCCAGACGCGCAGCTGATCATGACCCATCGTGATCCCATGCAGGTGGTGCCATCCTATATCAGCATGATGGCATCGCTCTACGGCATGTCGGCGGAAGTGCCGGACGAACTGGTCGGCCGCTTCTGGATCGAGCGGCTCGACGAATGGCTGCGTGCCTTCGAGGGCGCTAGAAACCGGATAGGCGAGGACCGGTTTATCGACATCGATTATCGCCAAGTCGCGCGTGAGCCGCTTGTGCAGGCCAAGCGGGCGCTTGCCCGCTTCGGGATTAGCGACACGCCGGAGGCGGAAGCCGCGCTGACCGAGTTCCTCGCAGGCAATGGCCGGGAACAGCGTCCTGCGCATGACTATTCGCTTGAGCGCTACGGCCTCACAGCTGAAGAGGTCGAAGCGCGCTTTGCCGCCTATCGCGCCCGCTATCTCGCCTGA
- a CDS encoding SDR family oxidoreductase produces MILKDKVVIVSGIGPGLGQELSSLAAAEGAHVVLAARTPEKLDAAEAMIRQAGQDVGVLKVPTDISKRDDVERLVGATMDRFGRIDGLINSAYIPGAFTDVVDADLDEWRRTFDVNLFGTVGLCQSVIRQMRESGGGSIVNVNTQVTRKPWVQQAAYATSKAALAMATVQMATEVGRWNIRVNSTFMGWMWGHSVEQALDYMAKESGQSVAELKAAQEKTIALGRMPTDRECARPIIMLLSDYCSVVTGASLDINGGEFMPG; encoded by the coding sequence GTGATTCTCAAAGACAAGGTTGTTATCGTTTCCGGCATTGGCCCCGGCCTGGGCCAGGAACTCTCGTCTCTTGCGGCGGCAGAAGGCGCGCATGTCGTGCTCGCGGCGCGCACGCCCGAAAAGCTCGACGCGGCGGAAGCCATGATCCGCCAGGCCGGACAGGATGTGGGCGTCCTCAAGGTGCCGACCGACATTTCCAAACGGGATGATGTGGAGCGGCTGGTCGGCGCGACCATGGACCGCTTCGGCCGCATCGATGGGCTCATCAACAGCGCCTACATTCCCGGCGCGTTCACCGATGTGGTCGATGCCGATCTCGACGAATGGCGGCGGACGTTCGACGTCAACCTGTTCGGCACGGTGGGCCTGTGCCAGTCGGTCATCCGCCAGATGCGTGAGAGTGGCGGCGGTTCCATCGTCAACGTCAACACGCAGGTGACGCGCAAGCCCTGGGTTCAGCAGGCGGCCTATGCGACGTCCAAGGCAGCGCTCGCCATGGCGACGGTGCAGATGGCTACCGAGGTCGGCCGCTGGAACATCCGGGTCAACTCCACCTTCATGGGGTGGATGTGGGGCCATTCGGTCGAGCAGGCGCTTGACTATATGGCTAAGGAAAGCGGGCAGAGCGTCGCCGAGCTGAAGGCTGCCCAGGAAAAGACCATCGCGCTTGGCCGCATGCCGACCGATCGGGAATGCGCGCGCCCAATCATCATGCTGCTTTCGGACTATTGTTCCGTGGTGACGGGCGCAAGCCTCGACATCAATGGCGGCGAATTCATGCCCGGTTGA
- a CDS encoding class I adenylate-forming enzyme family protein produces the protein MFQSAVAGSSDQEAIRYFDASLSYGELDILSGAFATWLAEVGVQRGARVGIILQNVPHLIIAILAAWKLGAIPVPGNPMYTSSELTRMFADYTPGALICHGEHLATVSRALDDAGLSSVPVAHASAYDWQSQDDQRVLPRRPIAQDSPDRADMFGICVERRGERPVVEAARGEDIGLILYTSGTTGVPKGALISHGSLAFNSFTSALWMGIDPGSRILGLAPLFHITGFVLHMGVAFATSCSLALHYRFDAAAVLDVIRIYSPTFTIGAITAFNALMNTKDVDREDFASFKNVFSGGAPIAPALRDAVRDRLGVTLQPVYGMTESTAPTHIAPIGVDVPLDPDTGALAVGLPISSTEAMIAGPDGKPLSPGNPGEIWMRGPQMMQCYWNKPAESAETMKGGWLRSGDIGVMDQRGWFYVVDRQKDMINASGFKVWPREVEDVLVAHPAVKEAAVIGVPDHYRGETVRAYISLKQAAAVEASVLIQHCRDELAAYKVPKSIIILEELPKTPTGKIQRAALRAEARK, from the coding sequence ATGTTCCAAAGCGCAGTGGCTGGATCATCCGACCAGGAGGCGATCCGTTATTTCGACGCTTCGCTGAGCTACGGGGAACTCGATATACTCAGCGGTGCCTTTGCTACGTGGCTCGCGGAGGTGGGAGTGCAGCGTGGCGCGCGGGTAGGGATCATTCTTCAAAATGTCCCACATCTGATCATCGCTATTCTCGCCGCATGGAAGCTGGGTGCAATTCCGGTTCCAGGAAACCCGATGTACACTTCGAGTGAACTGACCCGTATGTTCGCCGACTATACTCCCGGCGCGTTGATCTGTCACGGAGAGCATCTGGCGACCGTCAGTCGTGCCCTCGACGATGCCGGACTTAGTTCCGTCCCTGTTGCCCACGCCTCGGCATATGATTGGCAGAGCCAGGACGACCAGCGGGTTTTGCCTCGACGCCCGATCGCACAGGATTCACCAGATCGGGCGGATATGTTCGGCATCTGCGTTGAACGCCGAGGCGAGCGGCCCGTTGTGGAAGCGGCCAGAGGCGAGGACATCGGGCTGATACTCTACACTTCGGGCACGACTGGCGTTCCGAAGGGCGCTTTGATCAGCCATGGGAGCTTGGCCTTCAATTCTTTTACCAGCGCCTTGTGGATGGGCATCGACCCGGGCAGCCGCATATTGGGGCTTGCTCCGCTCTTCCACATCACCGGTTTCGTGCTGCATATGGGGGTGGCCTTTGCGACCAGTTGCTCGCTTGCGCTTCATTATCGGTTCGACGCCGCAGCCGTGCTGGATGTTATCCGCATTTATAGCCCCACATTCACGATAGGCGCCATCACTGCCTTCAACGCCCTGATGAACACCAAAGATGTGGATCGAGAGGATTTCGCCAGTTTCAAAAACGTCTTCTCTGGCGGCGCCCCCATTGCCCCGGCGTTGCGAGACGCTGTACGGGATCGACTGGGCGTTACGCTTCAGCCGGTTTACGGCATGACCGAGTCCACGGCCCCGACGCACATAGCGCCGATCGGAGTGGACGTACCTTTGGATCCGGACACCGGAGCGTTGGCGGTAGGCCTGCCAATCTCGTCTACCGAGGCGATGATCGCCGGCCCCGATGGCAAGCCGCTCTCGCCAGGAAATCCGGGTGAAATCTGGATGCGCGGCCCGCAGATGATGCAGTGCTATTGGAATAAGCCGGCAGAATCTGCGGAAACGATGAAAGGAGGATGGCTTCGCTCGGGAGACATCGGCGTAATGGACCAGCGCGGCTGGTTTTATGTTGTCGATCGCCAGAAAGACATGATCAACGCTTCGGGCTTCAAGGTTTGGCCGCGGGAGGTGGAGGATGTGCTTGTTGCGCATCCTGCCGTGAAAGAGGCCGCGGTTATTGGCGTTCCCGACCACTACCGGGGCGAAACTGTCCGTGCCTATATCTCCTTGAAGCAAGCCGCTGCGGTAGAGGCATCGGTGCTCATTCAACATTGTCGAGACGAGTTGGCGGCGTACAAGGTGCCGAAATCCATCATCATACTTGAGGAACTTCCCAAGACGCCGACCGGAAAGATCCAGCGGGCTGCGCTCAGGGCCGAGGCGCGTAAATAA
- a CDS encoding MFS transporter has translation MSVRQRRPTPKVERGFLGWRMVAIAAVTQNVAVGLTFGSFGTLVLAIEQRFATTRTLSALGISLVILLYSLSAPLISPLLARTSIRRVLTIGALLGAAGYCLLPLAGSIGQFLAIFALLISPGFLLLGVLPSNILASNWFIRHQGRALGFVTMPVFVMLVPMISAWALHHFGLDRVLIGIGIAHLLVLPLMPFVIDRPEQIGQHPLGHEDAIARTETRQMLPWKALLTNPSLWLLTVAVGIVVGGGVLKAAHMVPLVMGQGWSLEEASFLFAVSGGTGVLGAIAFGWLADRLGPGHALAANSVVQGLVWFIFLQPAPYWLLVVDAVVVGACGGGIAAAQGVLLTRLFGPRNFAQVIGLVTMFTVPFTFGAAPLASALFDATGSYWTPIALQIGGFAFAAAIFLLLERQVPTLSSTTERRT, from the coding sequence ATGTCCGTCCGCCAGAGGCGTCCCACCCCGAAAGTCGAGCGCGGCTTTCTGGGATGGCGCATGGTTGCGATCGCGGCGGTGACGCAGAATGTCGCGGTCGGCCTGACCTTCGGGTCCTTCGGCACGCTCGTCCTCGCCATCGAACAGCGGTTCGCCACCACCCGGACCCTGTCCGCACTGGGCATCTCGCTTGTCATCCTCCTCTATTCGCTGAGCGCGCCGCTCATCAGTCCGCTCCTGGCGCGGACGTCGATCCGCCGGGTGTTGACCATCGGCGCGTTGCTGGGCGCGGCCGGCTACTGCCTGCTGCCGCTGGCGGGCAGCATCGGCCAGTTCCTCGCCATCTTCGCGCTGCTGATCTCGCCCGGCTTCCTGTTGCTCGGCGTGTTGCCGTCGAACATCCTTGCCAGCAACTGGTTCATCCGACACCAGGGGCGGGCCCTGGGTTTCGTCACCATGCCGGTGTTCGTCATGCTGGTGCCGATGATCAGCGCCTGGGCGCTGCACCATTTCGGGCTGGATAGGGTGCTGATCGGGATTGGCATCGCCCATCTGCTCGTTCTCCCGCTCATGCCCTTTGTCATCGACCGGCCGGAACAGATCGGCCAGCATCCCCTCGGCCATGAAGATGCCATCGCGCGGACCGAGACACGGCAGATGCTGCCTTGGAAGGCACTGCTCACCAATCCTTCCCTGTGGCTCCTCACCGTCGCGGTGGGCATCGTGGTTGGCGGCGGCGTGCTCAAGGCCGCGCATATGGTGCCGCTCGTCATGGGCCAGGGCTGGAGCCTGGAGGAGGCTTCCTTCCTTTTCGCCGTTTCCGGCGGCACCGGCGTTCTGGGAGCGATCGCCTTTGGCTGGCTCGCCGACCGCCTGGGGCCAGGTCACGCGCTGGCGGCGAACAGCGTCGTGCAGGGGCTGGTCTGGTTCATCTTTCTTCAGCCCGCGCCCTATTGGTTGTTGGTGGTGGATGCGGTCGTGGTCGGCGCATGCGGCGGCGGCATCGCCGCGGCGCAGGGCGTGCTGCTGACCCGCTTGTTCGGCCCACGCAACTTCGCGCAGGTGATTGGGCTGGTCACGATGTTTACGGTGCCCTTCACTTTTGGTGCCGCCCCGCTCGCCAGCGCCTTGTTCGACGCGACCGGCAGTTATTGGACGCCGATCGCGCTGCAGATCGGCGGCTTTGCCTTCGCCGCCGCCATCTTCCTACTCCTGGAGCGGCAAGTCCCCACCCTATCGTCAACGACGGAGAGACGAACGTGA
- a CDS encoding flavin-containing monooxygenase, which yields MAGTELESRDRLRCVIIGAGMAGLLAGIRLKEKGDQFVIYEKGDKVGGTWRENRYPGLTCDVPAHAYTYSFAPNPEWSQFYAPGPEIQHYFERIADDYGIREHIRFGTEVAACRYFGGLWHITLSDGSTDVADVVIAATGVLHHPRTPDIPGLNSFAGDCFHSTRWDDTVPLDGRRIGVIGNGSTGVQIVSALSERASRLVHFQRSPQWIMPVQNFIYSETDRHAFRSDVSNIDAIRFGQDYWGGIRRFNAAIIDADSPEMAEIEAIVLRNLEESVTDPELREKLRPSYRAACKRLIYSPNYYAAVQRPNVFIETGPIERVEPEGVRMRDGTLHALDLLVLATGFHADRFVRPMIMTGRDGADLNQAWAVRPTAYYAITIPDFPNLFLLNGPTAPVGNFSLIDIAERQWAYIDQLLDLLRQGQCSAVAARHDALADYEERRITAARHTIFGSGCTSWYLDAHGVPLTWPWSYDRFAEAMAAPKLSDFELA from the coding sequence ATGGCAGGCACTGAACTTGAATCCCGCGACCGGCTGCGGTGCGTCATCATCGGCGCGGGAATGGCCGGCCTGCTCGCCGGCATTCGCCTGAAGGAAAAGGGCGACCAGTTCGTCATCTACGAAAAGGGTGACAAGGTTGGCGGCACATGGCGGGAAAATCGCTATCCTGGCCTAACCTGCGACGTGCCGGCGCATGCCTATACCTACAGCTTTGCGCCCAATCCGGAATGGTCGCAATTTTACGCGCCGGGCCCGGAAATCCAGCATTACTTCGAGCGCATCGCGGACGATTACGGCATCCGGGAGCATATCCGGTTCGGCACCGAGGTCGCGGCCTGTCGCTATTTTGGGGGCCTTTGGCACATCACGCTGTCCGATGGGTCCACCGACGTCGCGGACGTGGTGATCGCCGCCACCGGCGTGCTGCACCATCCGCGGACGCCCGACATTCCCGGCCTCAACAGCTTCGCCGGCGACTGTTTTCACAGCACGCGCTGGGATGACACGGTTCCGCTTGACGGCCGCCGCATCGGCGTGATCGGCAACGGATCCACAGGCGTCCAGATCGTATCCGCCCTGTCGGAACGCGCGTCCCGCCTCGTCCACTTCCAGCGTTCCCCGCAATGGATCATGCCGGTCCAAAACTTCATCTATTCCGAGACGGATCGGCATGCCTTCCGATCCGATGTCTCCAATATCGACGCGATCCGCTTCGGCCAGGATTATTGGGGCGGCATCCGTCGGTTCAACGCGGCAATCATCGACGCGGATTCACCCGAAATGGCGGAGATCGAGGCGATCGTGCTGCGCAATCTTGAGGAAAGCGTGACCGATCCCGAGCTGCGTGAGAAGCTGCGGCCCAGCTATCGCGCCGCGTGCAAACGGCTGATCTACTCCCCAAACTATTACGCCGCCGTACAGCGACCCAATGTCTTCATCGAAACCGGCCCGATCGAGCGGGTGGAGCCGGAGGGCGTGCGCATGCGAGACGGCACTCTGCATGCGCTGGACCTGCTCGTACTTGCCACGGGATTTCATGCTGACAGGTTTGTGCGGCCGATGATCATGACCGGTCGCGACGGGGCCGACCTGAATCAGGCGTGGGCGGTCCGCCCGACAGCCTATTACGCGATTACCATTCCCGATTTTCCGAACCTGTTCTTGCTGAACGGCCCGACCGCGCCGGTTGGCAATTTCTCGTTGATCGACATCGCCGAACGGCAATGGGCTTATATCGACCAGCTGCTCGATCTGCTGCGGCAGGGGCAGTGCAGCGCCGTCGCGGCAAGGCACGATGCGCTGGCCGATTATGAGGAACGGCGCATCACCGCCGCACGGCACACGATCTTCGGCTCGGGCTGCACGAGCTGGTATCTCGATGCGCACGGCGTGCCCCTGACCTGGCCATGGAGCTACGACCGTTTCGCCGAGGCGATGGCCGCGCCCAAGCTCAGCGACTTTGAACTGGCGTGA
- a CDS encoding SDR family NAD(P)-dependent oxidoreductase, with protein MRYRDKVVIVTGAASGIGRATAQRLAVEGATLVLGDVNEQGARAVADMLDARATPLAIGFDAGDPASCRAFIATAAQVSGRIDMLCNVAGIMDWGPLAQFGEERWERMMRVNLSSIFYLCQAAMPHLVQTKGNIVNISSAAGLVGIAYTTAYCAAKHGVIGLTKSLAIEFASAGVRVNAICPTGVKTPMSTGVLPEGVDVALLMRNASKMGDLIEAEEVAGAIAYLGSEDARTVSGIALPVDGAQTAG; from the coding sequence ATGCGATATCGGGACAAGGTAGTGATCGTCACCGGCGCCGCCTCGGGCATCGGCAGGGCGACCGCGCAGCGCCTGGCGGTGGAAGGTGCGACCCTCGTGCTGGGCGACGTCAACGAACAGGGCGCACGCGCCGTGGCGGACATGCTGGACGCGCGGGCGACGCCGCTGGCAATCGGCTTCGACGCGGGCGATCCCGCTTCCTGCCGCGCCTTCATCGCCACTGCCGCGCAAGTCAGCGGGCGCATCGACATGCTGTGCAACGTCGCCGGCATCATGGACTGGGGACCGCTCGCGCAGTTCGGCGAAGAGCGCTGGGAACGGATGATGCGCGTCAACCTGTCGAGCATCTTCTACCTCTGCCAGGCCGCGATGCCGCATCTCGTGCAGACTAAGGGCAATATCGTCAACATCAGCTCGGCCGCGGGCCTCGTAGGCATCGCCTATACTACGGCATATTGCGCAGCCAAGCATGGCGTCATCGGCCTGACCAAGTCGCTCGCAATCGAATTTGCGAGTGCGGGGGTGCGGGTTAACGCCATCTGCCCCACAGGCGTCAAAACGCCGATGAGCACGGGCGTCCTCCCAGAAGGCGTCGATGTCGCGCTGCTGATGCGCAACGCGTCGAAGATGGGCGATCTGATCGAAGCGGAGGAGGTGGCAGGCGCCATTGCCTATCTTGGGTCGGAGGACGCCCGCACCGTGAGCGGCATCGCTCTCCCTGTCGATGGCGCGCAGACCGCCGGTTGA
- a CDS encoding SDR family NAD(P)-dependent oxidoreductase, whose amino-acid sequence MSLAGKSALVTGGGSGIGASAALRLAVEGCRLAIVDIRKGDAERIAALITARGGRAVAIAGDVSLEADNERFFDEAESALGGLDLAFLNAGAIQNYGPFDRMSIAEFDRMIAINLRGPYLGLRQAHRRLRLGGAAVVTASAAALTGFSDAAGYTAAKHGVVGLVRAAAREFASRGLRVNAICPGPVATPMIGAEQQDSVQDPSQLGTPAYRGELSPQMVAETALFLLSPAAAAINGQAQLVDAALLSAFPPAPEDQ is encoded by the coding sequence ATGAGCCTTGCGGGGAAGTCCGCGCTTGTGACCGGAGGCGGATCAGGTATCGGCGCCTCTGCCGCATTGCGACTGGCGGTCGAAGGATGCCGTCTTGCCATCGTCGATATCCGCAAGGGCGACGCGGAGCGCATTGCAGCTCTCATCACCGCGCGGGGTGGCAGGGCTGTGGCGATCGCGGGCGACGTGTCGCTGGAGGCGGACAATGAGCGCTTCTTCGACGAGGCGGAAAGCGCATTGGGCGGCCTCGACCTCGCTTTCCTCAACGCCGGTGCGATCCAGAACTACGGGCCATTCGACCGCATGAGCATCGCCGAATTTGATCGCATGATCGCGATCAACCTGCGCGGCCCCTATCTTGGCCTGAGGCAGGCCCATAGGAGGCTGCGGCTGGGCGGGGCAGCGGTGGTTACCGCTTCTGCGGCGGCGCTCACCGGCTTCTCGGACGCGGCAGGCTACACCGCCGCAAAGCACGGCGTCGTTGGCCTCGTTCGCGCTGCTGCGCGCGAGTTTGCAAGCCGGGGGCTCAGGGTCAACGCGATCTGCCCCGGACCGGTGGCGACGCCCATGATCGGAGCGGAGCAGCAGGATAGCGTCCAGGACCCGAGCCAGCTGGGCACCCCCGCCTATCGCGGTGAATTGAGCCCGCAAATGGTGGCGGAAACGGCGCTGTTCTTGCTCAGCCCAGCCGCCGCGGCCATCAACGGCCAGGCGCAACTCGTCGACGCGGCGTTGCTGTCGGCATTTCCTCCCGCTCCCGAAGATCAGTGA
- a CDS encoding SRPBCC domain-containing protein, with protein MSDTTVDQKTSYDPANVVTSETVVIEASPTLVWEILTDLDRYGEWNPFCVKASSTLEMGAPVFMSLVNYPNPGALLQGCEYVCAFEPERRLAWEARWHEDWPYAARRDQFVEPVAGGHCRYWSTDAFLGENGVHVMRFCGPWVKRAFDDTAYALKAHAEALHAQRMGR; from the coding sequence ATGTCGGATACCACCGTGGACCAGAAAACCAGCTACGACCCTGCCAATGTCGTTACGTCCGAAACGGTCGTGATCGAAGCGTCGCCTACCCTCGTATGGGAAATTCTCACCGACCTCGACCGCTATGGCGAATGGAATCCCTTCTGCGTGAAGGCCAGTTCCACGCTGGAGATGGGCGCGCCGGTCTTCATGAGTCTGGTCAACTACCCCAATCCCGGTGCGCTGCTGCAGGGATGCGAATATGTCTGCGCCTTCGAGCCTGAGCGGCGCCTCGCATGGGAAGCGCGCTGGCATGAGGACTGGCCCTATGCCGCACGCCGCGACCAGTTTGTCGAGCCGGTGGCGGGCGGCCACTGTCGCTACTGGTCCACGGACGCGTTTTTGGGCGAGAATGGCGTCCACGTCATGCGGTTCTGCGGTCCCTGGGTGAAGCGCGCCTTCGACGACACCGCCTATGCGCTTAAAGCGCACGCGGAAGCGCTCCATGCCCAAAGGATGGGGCGCTGA
- a CDS encoding nuclear transport factor 2 family protein produces MPDHSGTAPAKAIACSFFELLNEGRINDAMAVLDDTGSWWNVGPRTAVPMTTFKLSGREIMRMMPMRFVLHGVIAEGDTVLIETESISPKPGGGTYNNRYCYVLVVQDGRILHVREYPDTKYAAEMLPPEAWAYEMGSWEKHHGTYWHKD; encoded by the coding sequence ATGCCTGACCATAGCGGAACGGCGCCCGCCAAGGCGATCGCATGCTCTTTCTTCGAACTTTTGAACGAGGGCCGGATAAACGATGCCATGGCGGTACTCGACGACACGGGCAGTTGGTGGAACGTCGGCCCGCGTACCGCCGTGCCGATGACCACCTTCAAGCTCTCGGGTCGGGAGATCATGCGGATGATGCCAATGCGCTTCGTCCTGCACGGCGTCATCGCGGAGGGCGACACCGTGTTGATCGAGACGGAGAGCATTTCCCCCAAGCCGGGCGGAGGGACGTATAACAACCGCTACTGCTATGTACTCGTTGTGCAGGACGGCCGCATCCTGCACGTGCGTGAATATCCCGACACGAAATATGCAGCCGAAATGCTGCCGCCCGAAGCATGGGCGTATGAAATGGGTTCGTGGGAAAAGCACCACGGTACATATTGGCACAAGGATTGA
- a CDS encoding nuclear transport factor 2 family protein: protein MTGEDYIAIQNLLFSYPYLLDSGDFDGVGELFRDATVYSGGALMAEKDPLAVAAAFRDWVITYADGTPRTRHFLANVIIRPEGPGRAVVSSYVMVFQQTDALALQPVIGGDYRDVVEKVDGEWRFVARRMANDMIGDLTCHGREIGIIKPSRAN from the coding sequence ATGACTGGCGAGGACTATATCGCAATCCAGAACCTGCTCTTCTCTTACCCCTATTTGCTGGATTCCGGGGATTTTGACGGAGTGGGCGAGTTGTTTCGCGATGCGACCGTCTATAGCGGCGGCGCGCTGATGGCGGAGAAGGATCCGCTTGCCGTCGCGGCGGCCTTCCGCGACTGGGTGATCACCTATGCCGACGGCACGCCGCGCACCCGCCATTTCCTCGCCAACGTCATCATCCGCCCGGAGGGGCCGGGCCGGGCCGTCGTCAGCTCCTATGTCATGGTGTTTCAGCAGACCGATGCGCTCGCGCTGCAACCGGTCATTGGCGGTGACTATCGCGACGTGGTGGAAAAGGTGGATGGCGAATGGCGCTTCGTCGCGCGACGGATGGCCAACGACATGATCGGCGATCTGACCTGCCACGGCCGAGAGATCGGCATTATCAAGCCGAGCCGGGCCAACTGA